A genomic window from Brassica oleracea var. oleracea cultivar TO1000 chromosome C8, BOL, whole genome shotgun sequence includes:
- the LOC106307399 gene encoding probable splicing factor 3A subunit 1 isoform X4, producing MLSSRQNGPIQAPEDPETREIVERTAALVGTHGLLMERRLLAVNVNDERYDFLRSREDHPYYDFYRRKVVEHELTPDDEPSGDLLLFTCPPQGITRKEFGALKLTAQFVARYGMSFWRDLIHCVTMNPNPLFEFVKTSDINFSLLLRLVDAYEMALEPYKKSCLHRTNPKETVLEGFFYLVQGEKHSEEVGVQLATIDLHAFVSGLDFIASREVGQLLPPGVLSTQMRSGALPPSDEDDDDDDDDDDDDDDDATLEVHHPSPEEHQYYPLTYPQGRLRLSPAAREIILDGFFYLLEDGSDIATSDLHAFVGGIDYFAKRENYEKSALLPQHPQSYTFR from the exons ATGTTGAGTTCAAGGCAGAATGGTCCGATCCAAGCTCCGGAGGATCCAGAAACGAGAGAGATTGTGGAGAGGACTGCAGCTTTGGTTGGGACACATGGGTTGTTGATGGAGAGAAGGTTACTTGCCGTTAACGTGAACGATGAAAGGTACGATTTCTTGAGGAGCCGAGAAGACCACCCTTATTATGATTTTTACCGGAGAAAGGTTGTTGAACACGAGCTGACTCCAGATGATGAGCCATCAGGGGATCTTCTTCTATTTACGTGCCCTCCTCAAGGGATCACTCGCAAGGAGTTTGGTGCCCTTAAGCTCACAGCTCAGTTTGTGGCTCGCTATGGCATGTCTTTCTGGCGGGATTTGATTCATTGTGTGACTATGAACCCGAACCCTCTGTTTGAGTTTGTCAAGACAAGTGACATCAACTTCAGTTTACTCCTCCGGCTTGTTGATGCGTATGAGATGGCGTTGGAACCTTACAAAAAGAGTTGTTTGCATAGAACTAATCCGAAGGAGACCGTTCTTGAAGGTTTTTTCTATCTTGTTCAAGGGGAAAAGCATTCTGAGGAGGTTGGAGTGCAGTTGGCTACCATTGATTTGCATGCTTTTGTGAGTGGTCTTGATTTTATTGCGAGCAGGGAGGTTGGACAGCTGTTACCACCTGGAGTCCTTTCAACACAAATGCGCTCCGGTGCTCTTCCACCTAGTGATGAA GATGATGATGATGATGATGATGATGATGATGATGATGATGATGATGCAACACTAGAGGTTCATCATCCTTCTCCTGAAGAGCATCAGTATTATCCATTAACATATCCTCAAG GTCGTTTGCGGCTTAGCCCTGCTGCTAGGGAGATCATACTTGATGGTTTCTTCTACCTTCTCGAGGATGGATCGGACATAGCTACGAGTGATTTGCATGCTTTTGTTGGTGGTATTGACTATTTTGCGAAAAGGGAGAATTATGAGAAGTCAGCTCTTCTTCCTCAGCATCCG CAGTCATACACTTTCAGGTAA
- the LOC106310522 gene encoding probable WRKY transcription factor 61 yields the protein MENEDFLRSTVHGREERHEEKRKHVSSHDDSHQEQDHIIRSKLDSIRVEMEEAKEENRRLKSSLSRTRKDFEILQTQYNQLMVQHEDWTNKFSPKGHHQDKEDEDKVNISEREELVLLSLGRRSKSPVPSGSMTNQDEKGKGLMDETGDGKKTDEHDEGLSMGFEYKDLSNPSEKLEIDHSQEKTSLEVNSSNKIPSENSFGFKNDGDDHEDEEELLPQNLVKKTRVSVRSRCETPTMNDGCQWRKYGQKIAKGNPCPRAYYRCTIAPSCPVRKQVQRCSEDMSILISTYEGTHNHPLPASATPMASATSAAASMLISGASSSGAADLHGLNFSLSGNSITPKPKSPFLQTSSSPSSTGHPTVTLDLTASSSSQQTFLSMLNRFSASPSNVPRSNSYPSTNLNFSNNTNTLMNWGSDSGSGTRNEQYRAAFGNVGTHQQSPYRYMIQTRTTGSSFDPFGRSSSSSTNPTHQVQSLPAETIKAITTDPSFQSALATALSSIIGGDLKMDNVTKDEAGKSP from the exons ATGGAGAATGAAGATTTCTTGAGAAGTACTGTTCATGGAAGAGAAGAAAGACATGAGGAGAAGAGAAAACATGTTTCGTCTCACGATGATTCGCATCAAGAACAAGACCATATAATAAGATCCAAG TTGGACTCAATTAGAGTCGAAATGGAGGAGGCTAAAGAGGAAAATCGAAGGCTAAAGTCATCATTGAGTCGGACAAGAAAGGATTTTGAGATCCTGCAAACACAATACAACCAATTAATGGTGCAACATGAAGACTGGACAAATAAGTTCTCACCGAAAGGCCATCATCAAGACAAAGAAGATGAAGACAAAGTAAACATTAGCGAGCGCGAGGAACTTGTTTTGTTGAGCCTAGGTAGACGGTCAAAATCACCGGTTCCAAGTGGCTCAATGACGAATCAAGACGAAAAGGGGAAAGGCTTAATGGATGAAACTGGTGATGGCAAAAAAACTGATGAACATGATGAAGGGTTAAGTATGGGATTTGAATACAAGGATTTGAGTAATCCTAGTGAGAAGTTAGAGATTGACCATAGTCAAGAAAAGACGTCCTTGGAGGTTAATAGCAGTAATAAGATCCCATCAGAGAATAGTTTCGGGTTTAAGAATGATGGAGATGATCATGAAGATGAAGAAGAGCTTTTACCTCAGAACCTTGTTAAGAAAACTAGGGTTTCTGTGAGATCTAGATGTGAGACACCTACG ATGAATGATGGATGTCAATGGAGGAAATATGGTCAGAAAATAGCTAAAGGGAATCCATGTCCTCGAGCTTACTATCGTTGTACCATTGCACCTTCTTGTCCCGTAAGAAAACAG GTACAAAGATGTTCAGAAGATATGTCTATTCTTATCTCAACTTACGAAGGAACACACAACCATCCACTTCCCGCGTCAGCAACCCCCATGGCATCAGCCACTTCCGCCGCAGCCTCCATGCTCATCTCCGGAGCCTCCTCCTCCGGCGCAGCGGATCTTCATGGCCTTAACTTCTCTCTATCCGGCAATAGCATCACTCCGAAACCCAAATCACCGTTCCTCCAAACCTCTTCTTCTCCTTCTTCTACAGGCCATCCCACCGTCACTCTAGACCTCACTGCCTCCTCCTCGTCGCAGCAAACGTTCTTATCAATGCTCAATAGATTCAGTGCTTCTCCTAGTAATGTCCCAAGATCTAATAGTTATCCTTCGACCAATCTCAACTTCTCAAACAACACCAACACATTGATGAACTGGGGTAGTGATAGTGGTAGTGGTACTCGCAATGAGCAATACCGTGCAGCTTTCGGCAACGTTGGCACCCATCAGCAATCACCTTACCGCTATATGATTCAAACTCGAACCACCGGGTCATCTTTTGACCCGTTTGGGAGATCGTCTTCATCTTCTACAAATCCTACTCATCAAGTGCAATCTTTACCGGCGGAAACAATCAAGGCGATCACTACTGATCCAAGTTTTCAATCGGCTCTTGCGACTGCTCTATCTTCCATCATAGGTGGAGATTTAAAGATGGACAATGTAACTAAAGATGAAGCCGGGAAGAGCCCTTAA
- the LOC106311174 gene encoding mini zinc finger protein 3, with protein sequence MKRRQVVIKQRKSSYTTTSSSSNVRYVECQKNHAANIGGYAVDGCREFMASGGEGTYDALTCAACGCHRNFHRREVETEVVCEYSPPS encoded by the coding sequence ATGAAGAGGAGGCAAGTGGTGATAAAACAAAGAAAAAGCTCCTACACTACGACTTCTTCTTCCAGCAACGTACGTTATGTTGAGTGCCAAAAGAATCACGCCGCTAATATCGGGGGCTACGCCGTTGACGGTTGCCGTGAGTTTATGGCAAGCGGTGGCGAAGGAACCTATGATGCTTTAACGTGCGCTGCTTGTGGCTGTCACCGGAACTTTCATCGGAGGGAAGTTGAAACGGAGGTTGTTTGCGAGTATTCTCCTCCGAGTTGA
- the LOC106307399 gene encoding probable splicing factor 3A subunit 1 isoform X3 encodes MLSSRQNGPIQAPEDPETREIVERTAALVGTHGLLMERRLLAVNVNDERYDFLRSREDHPYYDFYRRKVVEHELTPDDEPSGDLLLFTCPPQGITRKEFGALKLTAQFVARYGMSFWRDLIHCVTMNPNPLFEFVKTSDINFSLLLRLVDAYEMALEPYKKSCLHRTNPKETVLEGFFYLVQGEKHSEEVGVQLATIDLHAFVSGLDFIASREVGQLLPPGVLSTQMRSGALPPSDEDDDDDDDDDDDDDDATLEVHHPSPEEHQYYPLTYPQGITPKQLGIIKLTALFLVRYSWGFWVGLHTRLILKPHLPFGFLYSPDRSYHLLFNWLTNVYVGVMPAPGRLRLSPAAREIILDGFFYLLEDGSDIATSDLHAFVGGIDYFAKRENYEKSALLPQHPQSYTFR; translated from the exons ATGTTGAGTTCAAGGCAGAATGGTCCGATCCAAGCTCCGGAGGATCCAGAAACGAGAGAGATTGTGGAGAGGACTGCAGCTTTGGTTGGGACACATGGGTTGTTGATGGAGAGAAGGTTACTTGCCGTTAACGTGAACGATGAAAGGTACGATTTCTTGAGGAGCCGAGAAGACCACCCTTATTATGATTTTTACCGGAGAAAGGTTGTTGAACACGAGCTGACTCCAGATGATGAGCCATCAGGGGATCTTCTTCTATTTACGTGCCCTCCTCAAGGGATCACTCGCAAGGAGTTTGGTGCCCTTAAGCTCACAGCTCAGTTTGTGGCTCGCTATGGCATGTCTTTCTGGCGGGATTTGATTCATTGTGTGACTATGAACCCGAACCCTCTGTTTGAGTTTGTCAAGACAAGTGACATCAACTTCAGTTTACTCCTCCGGCTTGTTGATGCGTATGAGATGGCGTTGGAACCTTACAAAAAGAGTTGTTTGCATAGAACTAATCCGAAGGAGACCGTTCTTGAAGGTTTTTTCTATCTTGTTCAAGGGGAAAAGCATTCTGAGGAGGTTGGAGTGCAGTTGGCTACCATTGATTTGCATGCTTTTGTGAGTGGTCTTGATTTTATTGCGAGCAGGGAGGTTGGACAGCTGTTACCACCTGGAGTCCTTTCAACACAAATGCGCTCCGGTGCTCTTCCACCTAGTGATGAA GATGATGATGATGATGATGATGATGATGATGATGATGATGATGCAACACTAGAGGTTCATCATCCTTCTCCTGAAGAGCATCAGTATTATCCATTAACATATCCTCAAGGTATCACGCCCAAACAACTTGGTATCATTAAGCTCACAGCACTGTTTTTGGTGCGCTATTCGTGGGGTTTCTGGGTGGGATTGCATACGAGATTGATTCTGAAACCTCACTTGCCGTTTGGGTTTTTATACTCACCTGATAGGAGCTACCACCTTCTTTTCAATTGGCTTACCAATGTGTATGTGGGAGTAATGCCTGCCCCAGGTCGTTTGCGGCTTAGCCCTGCTGCTAGGGAGATCATACTTGATGGTTTCTTCTACCTTCTCGAGGATGGATCGGACATAGCTACGAGTGATTTGCATGCTTTTGTTGGTGGTATTGACTATTTTGCGAAAAGGGAGAATTATGAGAAGTCAGCTCTTCTTCCTCAGCATCCG CAGTCATACACTTTCAGGTAA
- the LOC106307399 gene encoding probable splicing factor 3A subunit 1 isoform X1 — MLSSRQNGPIQAPEDPETREIVERTAALVGTHGLLMERRLLAVNVNDERYDFLRSREDHPYYDFYRRKVVEHELTPDDEPSGDLLLFTCPPQGITRKEFGALKLTAQFVARYGMSFWRDLIHCVTMNPNPLFEFVKTSDINFSLLLRLVDAYEMALEPYKKSCLHRTNPKETVLEGFFYLVQGEKHSEEVGVQLATIDLHAFVSGLDFIASREVGQLLPPGVLSTQMRSGALPPSDEDDDDDDDDDDDDDDDATLEVHHPSPEEHQYYPLTYPQGITPKQLGIIKLTALFLVRYSWGFWVGLHTRLILKPHLPFGFLYSPDRSYHLLFNWLTNVYVGVMPAPGRLRLSPAAREIILDGFFYLLEDGSDIATSDLHAFVGGIDYFAKRENYEKSALLPQHPQSYTFR; from the exons ATGTTGAGTTCAAGGCAGAATGGTCCGATCCAAGCTCCGGAGGATCCAGAAACGAGAGAGATTGTGGAGAGGACTGCAGCTTTGGTTGGGACACATGGGTTGTTGATGGAGAGAAGGTTACTTGCCGTTAACGTGAACGATGAAAGGTACGATTTCTTGAGGAGCCGAGAAGACCACCCTTATTATGATTTTTACCGGAGAAAGGTTGTTGAACACGAGCTGACTCCAGATGATGAGCCATCAGGGGATCTTCTTCTATTTACGTGCCCTCCTCAAGGGATCACTCGCAAGGAGTTTGGTGCCCTTAAGCTCACAGCTCAGTTTGTGGCTCGCTATGGCATGTCTTTCTGGCGGGATTTGATTCATTGTGTGACTATGAACCCGAACCCTCTGTTTGAGTTTGTCAAGACAAGTGACATCAACTTCAGTTTACTCCTCCGGCTTGTTGATGCGTATGAGATGGCGTTGGAACCTTACAAAAAGAGTTGTTTGCATAGAACTAATCCGAAGGAGACCGTTCTTGAAGGTTTTTTCTATCTTGTTCAAGGGGAAAAGCATTCTGAGGAGGTTGGAGTGCAGTTGGCTACCATTGATTTGCATGCTTTTGTGAGTGGTCTTGATTTTATTGCGAGCAGGGAGGTTGGACAGCTGTTACCACCTGGAGTCCTTTCAACACAAATGCGCTCCGGTGCTCTTCCACCTAGTGATGAA GATGATGATGATGATGATGATGATGATGATGATGATGATGATGATGCAACACTAGAGGTTCATCATCCTTCTCCTGAAGAGCATCAGTATTATCCATTAACATATCCTCAAGGTATCACGCCCAAACAACTTGGTATCATTAAGCTCACAGCACTGTTTTTGGTGCGCTATTCGTGGGGTTTCTGGGTGGGATTGCATACGAGATTGATTCTGAAACCTCACTTGCCGTTTGGGTTTTTATACTCACCTGATAGGAGCTACCACCTTCTTTTCAATTGGCTTACCAATGTGTATGTGGGAGTAATGCCTGCCCCAGGTCGTTTGCGGCTTAGCCCTGCTGCTAGGGAGATCATACTTGATGGTTTCTTCTACCTTCTCGAGGATGGATCGGACATAGCTACGAGTGATTTGCATGCTTTTGTTGGTGGTATTGACTATTTTGCGAAAAGGGAGAATTATGAGAAGTCAGCTCTTCTTCCTCAGCATCCG CAGTCATACACTTTCAGGTAA
- the LOC106310841 gene encoding MADS-box transcription factor 25-like, with protein MGRVKLKIKRLESTGNRQVTYSKRKSGILKKAKELSILCDIDIVLLMFSPTGKPTVFHGEHSCIEEVISKFAQLTPQERTKRKLESLEALKKTFKKLDHDVNIHEFLGARNQTIEGLSNQVAIFQAQLMECHRRLSCWTNINRIENTEHLNLLEESLRKSIERIQIHKEHYRNSQLMPIECTTTQFHSGIQLPLEMGGNSSSMQEAHPMSWLPDNDNQQTILPGDSSFLPHREMDGSIPVYSNCFFESVKQEDQICNNPGQTFEQLEQQGNGCLGLQQIGEEYSYPTSFGTSLGMEEDQEKKIKSEMELNNLQQQQQQDPSSVYDPRANNGGCFQIPHDQSMFATDHQHHHHHQNWVPDSMLGQTSYSQQPN; from the exons ATGGGTAGGGTTAAGCTGAAGATAAAACGACTTGAGAGCACAGGGAACAGGCAAGTTACATACTCGAAGCGTAAAAGTGGGATATTGAAGAAAGCCAAAGAGTTATCTATCTTGTGTGATATTGATATTGTGCTTCTTATGTTTTCTCCTACCGGCAAGCCTACCGTTTTCCATGGTGAACACAG TTGCATTGAAGAGGTTATTTCTAAGTTTGCGCAGTTAACTCCACAAGAAAGGACAAAAAG AAAATTGGAGAGCCTTGAG GCATTAAAGAAGACTTTTAAGAAGCTTGATCATGATGTAAATATACATGAGTTTTTAGGAGCAAG GAATCAAACTATTGAG GGTCTGAGTAATCAAGTAGCAATTTTCCAAGCTCAGCTTATGGAGTGTCATAGAAGGCTAAG TTGTTGGACAAACATCAATAGAATAGAAAACACTGAGCACCTCAATTTGTTGGAAGAATCATTGAGGAAATCCATTGAAAGAATCCAGATTCACAAG GAACATTACAGAAACAGCCAACTTATGCCAATAGAATGTACAACCACACAG TTTCACAGCGGGATACAGTTACCTTTGGAGATGGGAGGTAATAGTAGTAGTATGCAAGAAGCTCACCCCATGTCTTGGCTTCCTGATAATGATAACCAACAAACAATCTTACCTGGTGATTCCAGTTTTCTTCCTCATAG AGAGATGGATGGTTCGATTCCTGTTTACTCAAACTGTTTCTTTGAGTCTGTAAAACAAGAAGATCAGATATGCAACAACCCTGGACAAACATTTGAGCAGTTAGAACAGCAAGGAAATGGTTGTTTGGGTTTACAACAAATTGGGGAAGAATATTCATATCCTACATCATTTGGTACTAGTCTTGGAATGGAAGAAGATCAAGAGAAGAAAATAAAATCTGAAATGGAATTGAACAACTTGCAACAACAACAACAACAAGATCCTTCTTCAGTGTATGATCCAAGGGCTAATAATGGTGGCTGCTTTCAAATCCCTCATGATCAATCCATGTTTGCCACCGATCATCAGCATCATCATCATCATCAAAATTGGGTTCCAGATTCAATGTTGGGTCAGACTTCTTACAGCCAG CAACCAAACTAA
- the LOC106307399 gene encoding probable splicing factor 3A subunit 1 isoform X2: MLSSRQNGPIQAPEDPETREIVERTAALVGTHGLLMERRLLAVNVNDERYDFLRSREDHPYYDFYRRKVVEHELTPDDEPSGDLLLFTCPPQGITRKEFGALKLTAQFVARYGMSFWRDLIHCVTMNPNPLFEFVKTSDINFSLLLRLVDAYEMALEPYKKSCLHRTNPKETVLEGFFYLVQGEKHSEEVGVQLATIDLHAFVSGLDFIASREVGQLLPPGVLSTQMRSGALPPSDEDDDDDDDDDDDDDDDATLEVHHPSPEEHQYYPLTYPQGITPKQLGIIKLTALFLVRYSWGFWVGLHTRLILKPHLPFGFLYSPDRSYHLLFNWLTNVYVGVMPAPGRLRLSPAAREIILDGFFYLLEDGSDIATSDLHAFVGGIDYFAKRENYEKSALLPQHPSYTFR, from the exons ATGTTGAGTTCAAGGCAGAATGGTCCGATCCAAGCTCCGGAGGATCCAGAAACGAGAGAGATTGTGGAGAGGACTGCAGCTTTGGTTGGGACACATGGGTTGTTGATGGAGAGAAGGTTACTTGCCGTTAACGTGAACGATGAAAGGTACGATTTCTTGAGGAGCCGAGAAGACCACCCTTATTATGATTTTTACCGGAGAAAGGTTGTTGAACACGAGCTGACTCCAGATGATGAGCCATCAGGGGATCTTCTTCTATTTACGTGCCCTCCTCAAGGGATCACTCGCAAGGAGTTTGGTGCCCTTAAGCTCACAGCTCAGTTTGTGGCTCGCTATGGCATGTCTTTCTGGCGGGATTTGATTCATTGTGTGACTATGAACCCGAACCCTCTGTTTGAGTTTGTCAAGACAAGTGACATCAACTTCAGTTTACTCCTCCGGCTTGTTGATGCGTATGAGATGGCGTTGGAACCTTACAAAAAGAGTTGTTTGCATAGAACTAATCCGAAGGAGACCGTTCTTGAAGGTTTTTTCTATCTTGTTCAAGGGGAAAAGCATTCTGAGGAGGTTGGAGTGCAGTTGGCTACCATTGATTTGCATGCTTTTGTGAGTGGTCTTGATTTTATTGCGAGCAGGGAGGTTGGACAGCTGTTACCACCTGGAGTCCTTTCAACACAAATGCGCTCCGGTGCTCTTCCACCTAGTGATGAA GATGATGATGATGATGATGATGATGATGATGATGATGATGATGATGCAACACTAGAGGTTCATCATCCTTCTCCTGAAGAGCATCAGTATTATCCATTAACATATCCTCAAGGTATCACGCCCAAACAACTTGGTATCATTAAGCTCACAGCACTGTTTTTGGTGCGCTATTCGTGGGGTTTCTGGGTGGGATTGCATACGAGATTGATTCTGAAACCTCACTTGCCGTTTGGGTTTTTATACTCACCTGATAGGAGCTACCACCTTCTTTTCAATTGGCTTACCAATGTGTATGTGGGAGTAATGCCTGCCCCAGGTCGTTTGCGGCTTAGCCCTGCTGCTAGGGAGATCATACTTGATGGTTTCTTCTACCTTCTCGAGGATGGATCGGACATAGCTACGAGTGATTTGCATGCTTTTGTTGGTGGTATTGACTATTTTGCGAAAAGGGAGAATTATGAGAAGTCAGCTCTTCTTCCTCAGCATCCG TCATACACTTTCAGGTAA